A single window of Streptomyces aquilus DNA harbors:
- a CDS encoding FUSC family protein encodes MASDPGLLRLTAGLRTVGAIALTLAVLAPPGTDVRHLVAGAIAAMVATFAVRDKERAAQAGTLALGLPVALAAVTLGALLGSHVVAGDLFFVALIFCAVYGRRFGDRGTALGLIGFQVYFLSLFVGATVSGLPSLYGVIGVAFASSALVRFALVPETPAGTLERLRSAFRARLAQLVTAQLELLDAGPEDVDKALEHVREGTARLHDTALMIQGRLEAGTADESVARLVQRRVADAEVAAERLGLLLLTARSAERADTLTLHLPGAPVPAGGLLPVRDKATDMLRRDLEALRLLVLRPVSAGHGTALSHVRNRLLGYRDEENLPVAPPAVQDVFRGVGETARAVLGLRVALDGPQDESDDSPATARSREELDAEDAAIDAGEEAAEELTGLRRPTTRAAVQVAVGSSLAIVGGELLSSQRWYWAVLTCWIVFINTASTGEILVKGYRRLVGTVLGVVAGIGLAALVGHHTWTAFALVLVCVFLMFYTAPLSYTLMSFFVTAALGLLYTLLHTYSFSVLVLRIEETALGAACGVLAAALVLPVRTDRRTNDLLVAVLDRLADVTETAVDQLSGGPPADLLDQARDLDQALADLRAATQPLTHPVTPLRARRDTARYVVALLETCAYQARALAATAELLPTHPSIAADPRLRGAGQRILRNIRAIAAHVADEHSTDEVRTGPSIAALLETGGPDAPRFGRVTDRVLRHLGRLDEGVVGLARPLGVPLARPAA; translated from the coding sequence GTGGCGTCCGACCCCGGGCTGCTGCGGCTGACGGCCGGGCTGCGGACGGTGGGGGCCATCGCGCTGACGCTGGCCGTGCTCGCCCCGCCGGGCACCGACGTACGACACCTGGTGGCGGGGGCGATCGCGGCGATGGTCGCCACGTTCGCCGTCCGGGACAAGGAACGCGCCGCGCAGGCCGGCACGCTCGCGCTGGGCCTGCCGGTCGCGCTGGCCGCGGTCACCCTGGGGGCGCTGCTCGGCTCCCACGTGGTCGCCGGCGACCTGTTCTTCGTCGCGCTGATCTTCTGTGCGGTCTACGGGCGGCGGTTCGGCGACCGGGGCACCGCGCTCGGGCTGATCGGGTTCCAGGTGTACTTCCTGTCCCTGTTCGTCGGCGCCACGGTGTCCGGACTGCCTTCGCTGTACGGGGTGATCGGCGTCGCCTTCGCGAGCAGCGCCCTCGTGCGGTTCGCCCTGGTGCCCGAGACGCCCGCGGGAACGCTGGAGCGGCTGCGGTCCGCCTTCCGCGCCCGCCTGGCCCAGCTGGTGACCGCGCAGCTCGAACTGCTCGACGCGGGCCCCGAGGACGTCGACAAGGCCCTGGAGCACGTCCGGGAGGGTACCGCCCGGCTGCACGACACCGCGCTGATGATCCAGGGCCGGCTGGAGGCCGGGACCGCCGACGAGAGCGTGGCCCGGCTCGTGCAGCGGCGGGTGGCGGACGCCGAGGTGGCCGCCGAGCGGCTGGGCCTGTTGCTGCTGACGGCGCGCAGCGCCGAGCGGGCGGACACGCTGACCCTGCATCTGCCGGGCGCGCCCGTGCCCGCGGGTGGGCTGCTGCCGGTGCGGGACAAGGCGACCGACATGCTGCGCCGGGATCTGGAGGCGCTGCGGCTGCTCGTCCTGCGGCCGGTGTCCGCGGGGCACGGCACGGCGCTGTCGCATGTCCGCAACCGGCTCCTCGGCTACCGGGACGAGGAGAACCTGCCGGTCGCGCCACCCGCCGTCCAGGACGTCTTCCGCGGTGTCGGCGAGACCGCCCGCGCGGTGCTCGGGCTGCGGGTAGCACTCGACGGGCCGCAGGACGAGTCGGACGACAGCCCCGCCACGGCCCGCTCGCGGGAGGAGCTGGACGCCGAGGACGCGGCCATCGACGCGGGCGAGGAGGCGGCGGAGGAGCTCACGGGGCTGCGGCGGCCGACGACCCGGGCGGCCGTGCAGGTGGCGGTGGGGTCGTCGCTGGCCATCGTGGGCGGGGAGCTGCTGTCCAGTCAGCGCTGGTACTGGGCGGTGCTGACCTGCTGGATCGTGTTCATCAACACCGCGTCCACGGGCGAGATCCTGGTCAAGGGCTACCGGCGGCTGGTCGGCACGGTCCTCGGGGTGGTGGCGGGGATCGGGCTGGCGGCGCTGGTCGGGCATCACACCTGGACGGCGTTCGCCCTGGTGCTGGTGTGCGTGTTCCTGATGTTCTACACGGCGCCGCTGTCGTACACGCTGATGTCGTTCTTCGTGACGGCGGCGCTGGGGCTGCTCTACACCCTGCTGCACACCTACAGCTTCTCGGTGCTCGTGCTGCGGATCGAGGAGACGGCGCTCGGGGCGGCGTGCGGGGTGCTCGCGGCGGCGTTGGTGCTGCCGGTGCGGACGGACCGGCGTACCAACGATCTGCTGGTCGCGGTGCTGGACCGGCTCGCGGACGTCACCGAGACGGCCGTCGACCAGCTCAGCGGCGGGCCGCCGGCCGATCTGCTGGACCAGGCGCGCGACCTGGACCAGGCGCTGGCCGATCTGCGGGCCGCCACCCAGCCGCTCACGCATCCCGTCACGCCGCTGCGGGCCCGGCGGGACACGGCACGGTACGTCGTGGCCCTGCTGGAGACCTGTGCCTACCAGGCGCGGGCCCTGGCCGCGACCGCGGAACTCCTGCCGACGCATCCCTCGATCGCGGCGGACCCGCGCCTGCGCGGCGCCGGGCAGCGCATCCTGCGCAACATCCGCGCCATCGCCGCCCACGTCGCCGACGAACACTCCACCGACGAGGTCAGAACCGGGCCCAGCATCGCCGCGCTGCTGGAGACCGGCGGCCCCGACGCACCCCGCTTCGGCCGGGTGACGGATCGGGTGCTGCGGCATCTGGGCCGCCTGGACGAGGGGGTGGTGGGCCTGGCACGCCCCCTGGGGGTGCCGTTGGCCCGACCCGCGGCGTGA
- a CDS encoding DUF1206 domain-containing protein translates to MNATAIAREGRRDAERAARGSVTEGAARAGLVARGVIYLLVGALALQIAFGDGKRQADRGGALAELSDKPFGAVLLWALGAGLVGMALWRLSEALFGSVGRDGRSAKKRLLAVVRCVFYGFVAYSVLSFAAGSGGGGQGASDKQSKDVTAKVLEVPAGQWIVALAGAGVAVAGVWIGVRALMRSYQEDFKLGAMSPWTRRLVDVTGVGGGAARGLVFAAAGAFAVRAAVDYEPDKAKGLDDTLRSFADTPLGPWLLACVAAGLVLFGLFSFALARWRRV, encoded by the coding sequence ATGAATGCGACTGCCATCGCCCGTGAGGGCCGTAGGGACGCCGAACGCGCGGCGCGTGGTTCGGTGACCGAGGGCGCGGCCCGCGCAGGGCTCGTCGCCCGCGGTGTGATCTACCTGCTCGTCGGCGCGCTGGCGTTGCAGATCGCCTTCGGCGACGGAAAACGCCAGGCCGACCGCGGCGGCGCCCTCGCCGAGCTGTCCGACAAGCCCTTCGGCGCCGTCCTGCTGTGGGCACTGGGCGCCGGGCTCGTCGGCATGGCCCTGTGGCGGCTGTCCGAGGCACTGTTCGGCTCGGTCGGACGGGACGGGCGTTCGGCGAAGAAGCGGCTGCTGGCGGTGGTCCGGTGTGTCTTCTACGGCTTCGTCGCCTACTCCGTGCTGTCGTTCGCGGCCGGCTCGGGCGGGGGCGGCCAGGGGGCGAGCGACAAGCAGTCCAAGGACGTCACCGCGAAGGTCCTGGAGGTGCCCGCCGGTCAGTGGATCGTGGCGCTGGCCGGGGCCGGGGTCGCCGTGGCGGGGGTGTGGATCGGGGTCCGGGCGCTCATGCGGTCGTACCAGGAAGACTTCAAGCTCGGCGCGATGTCCCCGTGGACGCGGCGTCTGGTGGACGTGACCGGCGTCGGCGGGGGCGCGGCACGCGGCCTCGTGTTCGCGGCGGCCGGCGCCTTCGCCGTGCGGGCCGCGGTCGACTACGAACCCGACAAGGCCAAGGGCCTCGACGACACCCTCCGCTCCTTTGCCGACACCCCACTGGGCCCTTGGCTGCTGGCGTGCGTGGCGGCGGGCCTGGTGCTGTTCGGACTGTTCTCGTTCGCCCTGGCGAGGTGGCGCAGGGTGTGA
- a CDS encoding SigB/SigF/SigG family RNA polymerase sigma factor, whose amino-acid sequence MLIDTSTSRPSLPDTSAAAPRRRHDDAPDTAALFARLAALEDGPERDAVRDELVTAWLPMAHRIAGRFRERGESLEDLRQVAALGLVKAVDRFDPERGAFESYAVPTITGEVKRHFRDRMWALRVPRRVQELRNKVRVARRELTQTPGTPEPTPADLAAHTGLTEDEVTAGLEALESYSALSLDAELSSGDDGYSLADTLGGSDSSYDVVVDRESVKAGLSRLPERERAILYMRFFEDMTQSRIADQLGISQMHVSRLISRSCARVRAEALGERVSL is encoded by the coding sequence ATGCTTATCGATACATCGACAAGCCGTCCCAGCCTGCCCGACACGTCGGCTGCGGCACCCCGGCGGCGGCATGACGACGCCCCCGACACCGCGGCGCTCTTCGCCCGCCTGGCCGCCCTGGAGGACGGCCCCGAGCGGGACGCAGTCCGCGACGAACTCGTCACCGCCTGGCTCCCCATGGCCCACCGCATCGCCGGCCGCTTCCGGGAACGCGGCGAGTCCCTGGAGGACCTGCGGCAGGTCGCCGCCCTCGGACTCGTCAAGGCCGTGGACCGTTTCGACCCCGAACGCGGCGCCTTCGAGAGCTATGCCGTCCCCACCATCACCGGCGAGGTCAAGCGGCACTTCCGGGACCGGATGTGGGCGCTGCGGGTGCCCCGCCGGGTGCAGGAACTGCGCAACAAGGTGCGGGTGGCCCGCCGCGAGCTCACCCAGACGCCGGGCACCCCCGAACCCACCCCGGCCGACCTCGCCGCCCACACCGGTCTGACCGAGGACGAGGTCACCGCCGGACTCGAGGCGCTGGAGAGCTACAGCGCCCTGTCCCTGGACGCCGAACTCTCCAGCGGCGACGACGGATACAGCCTCGCCGACACCCTCGGCGGCTCCGACTCGTCCTACGACGTCGTGGTCGACCGCGAGTCCGTCAAGGCGGGCCTGAGCAGGCTGCCCGAACGGGAACGCGCCATCCTCTACATGCGGTTCTTCGAGGACATGACGCAGAGCCGCATCGCCGACCAGCTCGGCATCTCGCAGATGCACGTCTCCCGGCTGATCAGCCGCAGCTGCGCCCGGGTCCGCGCCGAGGCGCTGGGGGAGAGGGTCTCGCTGTGA
- a CDS encoding ATP-binding protein, which translates to MCREHRTPSAPESSVPGTGRVTSGSPPSTPLREPSTAGCCRPHCPCKPAEARRAVEQAVADRCRATGTSCDRESVADALLVASELTTNAILHGGGVTDFRVDVEEPGVRVSVSDRSDAFPVTEEPVDPHGRWRVGGRGWPIVCRLARDVRITGLASGGKCITAVVPLS; encoded by the coding sequence ATGTGTAGGGAGCACAGGACCCCATCCGCCCCCGAATCGTCGGTACCCGGCACCGGACGGGTGACCTCGGGCAGCCCACCGTCGACGCCCCTTAGGGAGCCGTCCACGGCCGGCTGCTGCCGGCCGCACTGCCCATGCAAGCCCGCCGAGGCCCGCCGGGCCGTGGAGCAGGCCGTCGCCGACCGCTGCCGGGCCACCGGCACCTCCTGCGACCGGGAGTCCGTGGCGGACGCCCTGCTCGTCGCCTCCGAACTCACCACCAACGCCATCCTGCACGGCGGCGGGGTCACCGACTTCCGCGTCGACGTCGAGGAGCCCGGCGTACGGGTCTCCGTCAGCGACCGCAGCGACGCGTTCCCGGTGACCGAGGAACCCGTCGACCCGCACGGCCGATGGCGGGTGGGCGGCCGCGGCTGGCCCATCGTCTGCCGGCTGGCACGCGACGTCCGGATCACCGGCCTCGCCTCCGGAGGCAAGTGCATCACCGCGGTCGTGCCCCTGTCCTGA
- a CDS encoding aminotransferase class I/II-fold pyridoxal phosphate-dependent enzyme: MAVDHTRAPVLEALETYRREGLLAFTPPGHKQARGADPAVREVLGDAVFLGDVLASGGLDDRLTRGRVLERAEELMADAVHAEHTFFTTCGSSLSVKAAMLSVAGPHEKLLIGRDAHKSVVSGLILSGIEPVWIEPRWDPERHLAHPPSAAAFEKAYADHPDAKGALVTSPTPYGTSADLRAVAEVCHRRGRPLIVDEAWGAHLPFHPDLPSWAMDAGADICVTSIHKMGSGLEQGSVFHLQGDLVPPEVLKLRADLLGTTSPSVLLYAGLDGWRRQMALHGKELMGAALDLVTGLRSAIGQIEGLHVEGRDDFCGPGLADDFDPLQVIIDLDGLGITGFQAADWLRAERRIEAHLADHRRLGAQVTHGDDRETAGELLSALRDLARVAPELRPAPKVEVPPPSELRLAQSRSPRDAFFGPAENVPVKKAAGRIAAEMITPYPPGIPAVLPGERLTEPVLRYLRTGKAAGMNLPDPSDPELETIRVLETEEE; this comes from the coding sequence ATGGCAGTGGATCACACCCGGGCACCGGTACTGGAAGCGCTGGAGACCTATCGGCGCGAGGGCCTGCTGGCCTTCACGCCGCCGGGGCACAAACAGGCGCGGGGCGCCGACCCGGCCGTGCGGGAGGTGCTGGGCGACGCCGTGTTCCTCGGCGACGTCCTCGCGTCGGGCGGCCTCGACGACCGGCTCACCCGGGGCCGGGTGCTGGAGCGTGCCGAGGAGCTGATGGCGGACGCCGTGCACGCCGAGCACACGTTCTTCACGACGTGCGGCAGTTCGTTGTCGGTGAAGGCGGCGATGCTGTCCGTGGCGGGTCCCCACGAGAAGCTGCTGATCGGCCGGGACGCCCACAAGTCGGTCGTGTCGGGGCTCATCCTCTCGGGCATCGAACCCGTCTGGATCGAGCCGCGCTGGGACCCCGAGCGGCATCTGGCGCACCCGCCGTCCGCGGCGGCGTTCGAGAAGGCGTACGCCGACCACCCCGACGCCAAGGGCGCGCTGGTCACCAGTCCGACGCCGTACGGGACGAGCGCGGATCTACGGGCCGTCGCCGAGGTGTGCCACCGGCGCGGGCGGCCGCTGATCGTGGACGAGGCCTGGGGCGCGCATCTGCCGTTCCATCCGGACCTGCCGTCCTGGGCGATGGACGCGGGCGCCGACATCTGTGTGACGAGCATCCACAAGATGGGCAGCGGCCTGGAGCAGGGGTCGGTCTTCCATCTCCAGGGCGATCTCGTGCCGCCCGAGGTGCTGAAGCTGCGCGCGGACCTGCTGGGCACCACGAGTCCGTCGGTGCTGCTGTACGCCGGGCTCGACGGCTGGCGGCGGCAGATGGCCCTGCACGGCAAGGAGCTCATGGGCGCGGCGCTCGACCTGGTCACCGGACTCCGGTCGGCCATCGGGCAGATCGAGGGGCTGCACGTCGAGGGCCGGGACGACTTCTGCGGTCCCGGGCTGGCCGACGACTTCGACCCCCTCCAGGTGATCATCGATCTGGACGGGCTCGGCATCACCGGGTTCCAGGCCGCCGACTGGCTGCGGGCCGAGCGGCGCATCGAGGCGCATCTCGCCGACCACCGCCGGCTGGGCGCGCAGGTCACCCATGGCGACGACCGGGAGACCGCCGGCGAGCTGCTGTCCGCGCTGCGGGACCTCGCGCGCGTCGCGCCCGAGCTGCGTCCGGCCCCGAAGGTGGAGGTGCCGCCTCCGTCCGAACTGCGGCTGGCGCAGTCCAGGTCGCCCCGGGACGCGTTCTTCGGTCCTGCCGAGAATGTGCCGGTGAAGAAGGCGGCCGGCCGGATCGCCGCCGAGATGATCACGCCGTATCCGCCCGGGATCCCGGCCGTTCTGCCGGGCGAGCGGCTGACCGAGCCGGTGCTGCGGTATCTGCGGACGGGCAAGGCGGCGGGCATGAACCTGCCCGACCCCAGCGACCCGGAACTGGAGACGATCAGGGTGCTGGAGACCGAGGAAGAGTGA
- a CDS encoding cyclic nucleotide-binding domain-containing protein, which yields MTKATKLLTALPPPQRQRLMTLAREVSFPEDARIFEAGGTADRFWVIRSGAVSLDQQVTSVQRVTVASLGSGDLLGWSWLFPPHQWDFGAVAFSPVRAYEFDAAAVLGLCEEDPALGMVLVRSVAEILAYRLEMTRGKLMEQYSMRRRVL from the coding sequence ATGACCAAAGCGACGAAACTGCTGACCGCCCTGCCCCCGCCGCAACGGCAGCGTCTGATGACCCTCGCCCGGGAGGTCTCGTTCCCCGAGGACGCCCGGATCTTCGAGGCGGGCGGCACGGCCGACCGGTTCTGGGTCATCCGCTCGGGCGCGGTCTCCCTCGACCAGCAGGTGACGTCCGTGCAGCGGGTGACCGTGGCGAGTCTCGGCTCGGGGGACCTGCTCGGCTGGTCCTGGCTGTTCCCGCCGCACCAGTGGGACTTCGGCGCGGTGGCGTTCAGTCCCGTGCGCGCCTACGAGTTCGACGCGGCGGCCGTGCTCGGACTGTGCGAGGAGGACCCGGCGCTCGGGATGGTCCTGGTGCGCAGCGTCGCCGAGATCCTCGCGTACCGGCTGGAGATGACCCGGGGCAAGCTCATGGAGCAGTACTCGATGCGGCGCCGGGTCCTTTAG
- a CDS encoding MFS transporter, giving the protein MDTSESSTAPQTPAPASAEDPPVRRGWRRWAMDTRPLRRPAYRRLWSSTVVTAVGSQLTAVAVPKQVYDITGSSAWVGYASLAGLVPLMVFALWGGAVADSVDRRKLLLVTNSGIALTSLLFWFQAVAGLESVAALMVLLALQQAFWGLNAPARTASIARLVPAEELTAANALGSTVAQTGQVVGPLLAGALIPVIGLPELYLIDALALCVTLWAVYRLPSLPPRAAPAKRRAGLREIAEGFRYIALHKVLLLSFLADVVAMVLGMPRALFPQLAGETYAPYGEGLALGLLFAAIPIGAVLGGLFSGTFSRARRHGWMVIGAVVAWGVAITGFGLSDSLWLAVAFLALAGVADMVSMVFRGAILLSAATDEMRGRMQGVFTVVVAGGPRLADVLHGTAGAAFGPRAAVAGGGLLVVAVMLGLAAAIPALRRYHV; this is encoded by the coding sequence GTGGACACGAGCGAGAGCAGCACCGCACCGCAGACACCGGCCCCGGCCTCGGCCGAGGACCCGCCGGTCCGGCGCGGCTGGCGCCGGTGGGCGATGGACACCCGCCCGCTGCGCCGCCCGGCCTACCGCCGGCTGTGGAGCTCGACCGTCGTCACGGCCGTGGGCAGCCAGCTCACCGCGGTCGCGGTGCCCAAACAGGTCTACGACATCACCGGCTCCTCGGCCTGGGTCGGCTACGCGAGTCTCGCCGGGCTGGTCCCGCTGATGGTGTTCGCGCTGTGGGGCGGTGCCGTCGCCGACAGCGTGGACCGCCGCAAGCTGCTCCTGGTCACCAACAGCGGCATCGCGCTCACGTCGCTGCTGTTCTGGTTCCAGGCCGTCGCCGGACTGGAGTCCGTGGCCGCGCTCATGGTGCTGCTCGCGCTTCAGCAGGCGTTCTGGGGCCTGAACGCGCCGGCCCGTACCGCCTCCATCGCCCGCCTCGTCCCCGCCGAGGAGCTGACCGCGGCCAACGCCCTCGGCTCTACCGTCGCCCAGACCGGTCAGGTCGTCGGGCCGCTGCTGGCGGGCGCCCTGATCCCGGTCATCGGGTTGCCGGAGCTGTATCTGATCGATGCCCTGGCGCTGTGCGTGACGCTGTGGGCGGTCTACCGGCTGCCCTCCCTGCCGCCCCGCGCGGCACCGGCCAAGCGCCGGGCGGGCCTGCGCGAGATCGCGGAAGGGTTCCGCTACATCGCCCTGCACAAGGTGCTGCTGCTGTCGTTCCTCGCCGACGTCGTCGCCATGGTCCTCGGTATGCCCCGCGCCCTGTTCCCGCAGCTCGCCGGCGAGACCTACGCGCCGTACGGCGAAGGGCTCGCCCTCGGCCTGCTGTTCGCGGCGATCCCCATCGGCGCGGTGCTCGGCGGCCTGTTCTCCGGCACCTTCTCCCGGGCCCGCCGGCACGGCTGGATGGTCATCGGGGCGGTGGTGGCCTGGGGCGTGGCCATCACCGGGTTCGGGCTGAGCGACAGCCTGTGGCTCGCGGTCGCCTTCCTCGCGCTGGCCGGGGTCGCGGACATGGTCTCCATGGTGTTCCGCGGCGCGATCCTGCTGTCCGCGGCCACCGACGAGATGCGCGGGCGGATGCAGGGCGTCTTCACGGTCGTCGTCGCGGGCGGCCCGCGCCTCGCCGACGTCCTGCACGGCACCGCGGGCGCCGCCTTCGGCCCGCGCGCGGCCGTGGCGGGCGGCGGGCTGCTCGTCGTCGCCGTGATGCTGGGGCTGGCGGCCGCGATCCCGGCACTGCGCCGCTACCACGTCTGA
- a CDS encoding LysE/ArgO family amino acid transporter — MTASLSAAAAGFGTGLSLIVAIGAQNAFVLRQGIRRDAVLAVVGICALSDAALIALGVGGVGAVVVAWPGALTAVGWIGGAFLLGYGALAARRVVRPAGGALRTDGDAAGSRRRAVLTCLALTWLNPHVYLDTVFLLGSVAADRGELRWTFGLGAALASLVWFAALGFGGRLLGRFLARPSAWRVLDGLVATTMIALGALLIAGA, encoded by the coding sequence ATGACCGCTTCCCTCTCCGCCGCGGCCGCCGGCTTCGGCACCGGACTCTCGCTCATCGTCGCCATCGGCGCCCAGAACGCCTTCGTCCTGCGCCAGGGCATCCGCCGTGACGCGGTCCTCGCCGTCGTCGGCATCTGCGCCCTGTCCGACGCGGCCCTGATCGCCCTCGGCGTCGGCGGGGTCGGCGCGGTGGTGGTGGCGTGGCCCGGCGCACTGACCGCGGTCGGCTGGATCGGCGGCGCGTTCCTGCTCGGCTACGGCGCGCTCGCCGCCCGGCGTGTGGTCCGTCCCGCCGGGGGCGCCCTGCGCACGGACGGTGACGCGGCCGGGTCCCGCAGGCGGGCGGTGCTCACCTGTCTCGCGCTGACCTGGCTCAACCCGCACGTCTACCTCGACACCGTGTTCCTCCTGGGCTCCGTCGCCGCCGACCGGGGCGAGCTGCGCTGGACCTTCGGACTGGGGGCGGCGCTGGCGAGCCTGGTCTGGTTCGCGGCGCTCGGCTTCGGCGGACGCCTGCTCGGCAGATTCCTGGCCCGCCCGTCCGCCTGGCGCGTCCTGGACGGACTGGTCGCCACGACGATGATCGCCCTCGGCGCCCTGCTGATCGCCGGCGCCTGA
- a CDS encoding LysR family transcriptional regulator ArgP: MMAELPLDQVRTLLAVVDEGTFDAAAAVLHLTPSAVSQRVKALEQRTGRVLLVRSKPVRPTESGEVIVRFARQLARIERDAWSELGASANGEPTRVSVAVNADSLATWFLPALTRVPDEPPLRFELHREDEEHTATLLREGRVMAAVTSSPDAVAGCSVRPLGRMRYVAAASPAFVDRHLGGPLGDALARAPVVTFDRRDTYQDRFVRELGHGSGGASPARHAIPTSEGFVQAVTLGLGWGMVPEVQAGALLRAGRLVQLAPERPVDIPLYWQQWKLDSPALAAVAEAVTTAGAAALRG; the protein is encoded by the coding sequence ATGATGGCGGAGCTTCCTCTCGACCAGGTGCGGACCCTGCTCGCGGTGGTCGACGAGGGCACCTTCGACGCGGCCGCCGCGGTGCTGCATCTGACACCGTCGGCGGTCAGTCAGCGGGTCAAGGCGCTGGAGCAGCGCACGGGCCGGGTGCTGCTGGTGCGGTCCAAGCCGGTGCGGCCGACCGAGTCGGGCGAGGTGATCGTGCGGTTCGCGCGGCAGCTGGCGCGGATCGAGCGGGACGCGTGGTCCGAGCTCGGCGCGAGCGCGAACGGCGAGCCGACGCGGGTGTCGGTCGCGGTCAACGCCGACTCGCTGGCGACCTGGTTCCTGCCCGCGCTGACCCGGGTGCCGGACGAGCCGCCGCTCCGCTTCGAGCTGCACCGCGAGGACGAGGAGCACACGGCGACCCTGCTGCGGGAGGGTCGGGTGATGGCCGCGGTGACGTCGTCGCCCGACGCCGTCGCGGGCTGCTCGGTGCGTCCGCTGGGCCGGATGCGGTACGTCGCCGCGGCGAGCCCCGCCTTCGTCGACCGGCATCTCGGCGGCCCGCTGGGCGACGCGCTGGCGAGGGCGCCCGTGGTGACCTTCGACCGGCGGGACACCTATCAGGACCGTTTCGTACGGGAGTTGGGGCACGGCAGCGGCGGAGCGAGCCCGGCCCGGCACGCCATCCCCACGTCGGAAGGGTTCGTGCAGGCGGTGACGCTGGGGCTCGGCTGGGGCATGGTGCCGGAGGTGCAGGCGGGCGCCCTGCTGCGCGCCGGGCGCCTGGTCCAGCTCGCGCCGGAGCGACCCGTGGACATCCCGCTGTACTGGCAGCAGTGGAAGCTGGACTCCCCGGCGCTGGCGGCGGTCGCGGAGGCGGTGACGACCGCGGGCGCGGCAGCGCTACGGGGCTGA
- a CDS encoding TetR/AcrR family transcriptional regulator, which yields MPKPVVPEERRRRRRPTKSGTVLTEELIVETALRMLREHGSTGLTARRLGLALDADPSTLYRYFRGMDDLTLAIGDALIGQALRGWEPTGEWRADLRAVGLRLHAAYLAHPQAALLTTNRVTGRPHELAADEAVLDVLRTAGFPLPDTVRIYHAFIDQTLAFAALDAASLALPSAALHADEDMWSSTYAHLPRTTHPRIAEAAPLLAKRMVDSAYPTALEMLLDSAAAQLAALGGEGGSAP from the coding sequence GTGCCGAAGCCAGTGGTGCCCGAGGAGAGGCGGCGCCGACGCCGCCCCACCAAGAGCGGCACCGTCCTGACGGAGGAGCTGATCGTCGAGACCGCGCTGCGCATGCTGCGCGAACACGGGAGCACGGGCCTGACCGCCCGCCGCCTCGGCCTCGCCCTGGACGCCGACCCGAGCACGCTGTACCGCTACTTCCGCGGCATGGACGACCTGACCCTGGCCATCGGCGACGCGCTCATCGGCCAGGCACTGCGCGGCTGGGAGCCGACGGGGGAGTGGCGGGCGGACCTGCGGGCCGTCGGCCTGCGCCTGCACGCCGCGTACCTCGCCCATCCGCAGGCCGCCCTGCTGACCACGAACCGGGTCACCGGCCGCCCCCATGAACTGGCGGCGGACGAGGCGGTCCTCGACGTGCTGCGCACGGCCGGGTTCCCCCTCCCCGACACCGTGCGCATCTACCACGCCTTCATCGACCAGACCCTCGCCTTCGCCGCCCTCGACGCCGCCTCCCTCGCCCTGCCGAGCGCCGCGCTCCACGCCGACGAGGACATGTGGAGCTCGACCTACGCCCACCTGCCCCGCACCACCCACCCGCGCATCGCCGAGGCCGCGCCCCTGCTCGCGAAACGCATGGTCGACAGCGCCTATCCGACCGCGCTGGAGATGCTCCTGGACAGCGCGGCGGCCCAGCTGGCGGCGCTGGGCGGAGAGGGTGGCTCAGCCCCGTAG